A genomic window from Silene latifolia isolate original U9 population chromosome Y, ASM4854445v1, whole genome shotgun sequence includes:
- the LOC141628359 gene encoding uncharacterized protein LOC141628359, with product MFKPTQLSNIPIVQVLKPTIQKLKEADKGELKEQHGAEQVNWAGVLVNTDEQQAGPDMRKSYPEWLMEDKMPVGKREVRGFKMKASRFMLVDKVLFRKSLAGPYLRCINKAEAQTVLHGIHSGEFGNHTGAGVYQTKP from the coding sequence ATGTTCAAACCAACACAACTGTCCAACATACCAATCGTGCAAGTGTTAAAACCAACAATACAAAAGTTAAAAGAGGCAGATAAAGGCGAGCTGAAGGAACAGCATGGTGCAGAGCAGGTGAATTGGGCAGGAGTATTGGTAAACACAGATGAGCAACAAGCTGGCCCTGATATGCGCAAGTCCTACCCAGAATGGCTGATGGAAGATAAGATGCCAGTTGGTAAAAGGGAAGTAAGAGGTTTCAAAATGAAAGCCTCTAGATTTATGTTAGTTGATAAGGTGCTTTTCAGGAAGTCACTAGCTGGACCCTacttgagatgcataaacaaAGCAGAggcacagactgtgttgcatggCATCCACAGTGGCGAATTTGGAAACCATACGGGGGCAGGAGTCTATCAAACAAAGCCATGA